The Crocosphaera subtropica ATCC 51142 genome includes a window with the following:
- a CDS encoding VOC family protein — MHHASIRTANIHHAIAFYELLGFTVKERFTTGYTLACWMEGLGGRIELIQIPEPKPAPDAFGDEHYVGYYHLSFDLSDRISDLTTWLGALQTKFTECSQQDPTQFCPLTILLEPEQQMIGQTVYEVAFIADRDGLPLEFIRVLKPM; from the coding sequence ATGCACCATGCTTCCATTCGCACGGCTAATATTCATCATGCGATCGCTTTTTATGAACTATTAGGGTTTACAGTTAAAGAACGGTTTACCACGGGTTATACCCTAGCCTGTTGGATGGAAGGGTTAGGGGGCAGAATTGAACTGATTCAAATTCCTGAACCCAAACCAGCCCCCGATGCTTTTGGGGATGAGCATTATGTGGGGTACTATCATCTCTCTTTTGATTTAAGCGATCGCATCTCGGATCTGACCACTTGGTTGGGAGCATTACAAACTAAGTTCACTGAGTGTTCTCAGCAAGATCCGACTCAATTTTGCCCCCTAACGATTTTACTTGAACCTGAACAGCAAATGATTGGCCAAACCGTTTATGAGGTGGCTTTTATTGCTGATCGGGATGGTTTACCCTTGGAGTTTATTCGAGTCTTGAAACCAATGTAA
- a CDS encoding TIGR02652 family protein: protein MTLSLQYPIYGPEIQCPHCRQVIPALTLTDTYLCPRHGAFEANPKNNELVHLQSGRHWRRWEGEWYRQHTHPDGIRFEIHEALDRLYTQGYRATKVIIANRYKDLVSTYLERNTSWRGNSQSVPRLYGLPVEFSPDIPKEPHWEVINFDLEKEPGVPKRYPYFRLFE, encoded by the coding sequence ATGACTCTAAGTTTACAATACCCTATTTATGGGCCAGAAATCCAATGTCCCCATTGTCGTCAAGTAATTCCTGCTTTAACCTTGACCGATACCTACCTATGTCCTCGTCATGGTGCTTTTGAAGCTAACCCGAAGAATAATGAGTTAGTTCATTTGCAGTCTGGTAGGCACTGGAGACGGTGGGAAGGGGAATGGTACCGACAACATACCCACCCCGATGGCATTCGCTTTGAGATTCATGAAGCCCTGGATCGACTCTATACCCAAGGATATCGAGCAACCAAGGTGATTATCGCCAACCGTTATAAAGACTTGGTCAGTACCTATTTAGAGCGTAACACGTCTTGGCGTGGAAATTCTCAGTCTGTGCCTCGGTTATATGGCTTGCCAGTGGAATTTAGCCCCGATATTCCCAAAGAACCCCATTGGGAGGTTATTAATTTTGACTTAGAAAAAGAGCCTGGGGTTCCTAAGCGTTATCCTTATTTTCGGTTATTTGAATAA
- a CDS encoding gamma carbonic anhydrase family protein, whose translation MPDPLFPLPSYWPPPDLSQAAFIAPNAVIVGEVEIAQGASIWYSAVLRGDVEKIKIGAYTNIQDGAILHGDPGEITCLEEYVTIGHRAVIHGAYIERACLIGIGAVILNGIRVGTGSLIGAGAIVNKDVPPRSLVVGVPARRVRDLSEKEGEKIIEHAKRYQQLALVHADKGTDLGFTNEP comes from the coding sequence ATGCCAGACCCCTTATTTCCCCTTCCTTCTTATTGGCCACCCCCTGATCTCTCTCAAGCTGCCTTTATTGCCCCCAATGCGGTGATTGTGGGTGAGGTGGAAATTGCCCAAGGAGCAAGTATTTGGTATTCGGCAGTTCTACGGGGTGATGTAGAAAAAATAAAAATTGGAGCCTATACTAATATTCAAGATGGAGCGATTCTTCACGGTGATCCAGGGGAAATTACCTGTTTGGAAGAATACGTTACCATTGGTCACCGAGCCGTCATTCATGGGGCTTATATCGAAAGAGCTTGTCTCATTGGCATTGGGGCGGTTATTTTGAACGGCATTAGAGTGGGAACTGGCAGTTTGATCGGTGCCGGTGCCATTGTTAATAAAGATGTGCCACCACGATCGCTTGTGGTGGGGGTTCCAGCCCGACGGGTTCGAGATTTATCGGAAAAAGAAGGGGAAAAAATCATCGAACACGCTAAACGCTATCAACAATTAGCCTTAGTCCATGCTGACAAAGGGACAGATTTGGGATTCACAAATGAACCCTGA
- a CDS encoding photosystem II protein Y yields the protein MDWRVLVVLGPILIAAGWAGFNIAAAAIRQVQGFFNKEA from the coding sequence ATGGATTGGCGTGTTTTAGTAGTGTTAGGACCGATTCTCATTGCAGCCGGCTGGGCAGGTTTTAATATTGCTGCTGCAGCTATTAGACAAGTACAAGGGTTCTTTAATAAAGAAGCTTAA
- the pyrF gene encoding orotidine-5'-phosphate decarboxylase codes for MSVTDKIIVPLDVPTEAAAIALLDRLPDVTFWKVGLELFVATGPTILKELKKRHKKIFLDLKFHDIPNTVAGACASASEYGVDLMTLHATAGKTALNAATEAIAKSPSPPQLLAITLLTSLNSRDLAFDLKIPLELPEYALQMALLAKDSGINGAVCSPQEVAQLRQVCGKDFVLVCPGVRPNWANTGDQRRVMTPKQALDAGADYLVIGRPITMSDDPVMAWNRIIDEVST; via the coding sequence ATGTCTGTTACTGATAAAATTATTGTTCCCTTAGATGTTCCCACAGAAGCAGCGGCGATCGCTTTATTGGATCGCTTGCCGGATGTGACGTTTTGGAAAGTGGGATTAGAATTATTTGTGGCCACAGGCCCAACTATCCTCAAAGAACTTAAAAAGCGACACAAAAAGATTTTTCTTGACCTAAAATTTCATGATATTCCCAACACCGTAGCAGGAGCTTGTGCTAGTGCTTCTGAGTATGGGGTTGATTTAATGACCCTTCATGCCACTGCTGGAAAAACTGCCCTCAACGCAGCCACCGAAGCCATTGCCAAAAGCCCCTCACCCCCCCAATTATTAGCCATCACCCTCCTCACGAGCCTCAATTCACGGGATCTGGCATTCGACCTAAAAATCCCCCTAGAACTCCCTGAATACGCACTACAGATGGCTTTACTTGCTAAAGATTCAGGCATTAATGGGGCGGTATGTTCCCCCCAGGAAGTCGCCCAACTCAGACAAGTGTGTGGTAAGGATTTTGTGTTAGTCTGTCCTGGGGTTCGTCCTAACTGGGCTAATACAGGAGATCAACGGCGAGTGATGACTCCCAAACAAGCTCTAGACGCAGGGGCTGATTATTTAGTGATTGGTAGACCCATTACAATGTCAGATGATCCTGTTATGGCCTGGAATCGTATTATTGATGAAGTTAGCACTTAG
- a CDS encoding ABC transporter ATP-binding protein yields MDIIAGLDKVSYFYPNSKQPVLRDISLEIYEGEFLGLIGPTGAGKTTLCLTLNGIVPQFYGGRFFGYVTVAGLDTLKHPVSHLAGYVGAVFEDPETQLISTSVENEIAFALENLCVDRDEIIDRIPHVLEAVRLEGTENKHPQELSGGQKQRLAIAAALALQPRLLILDEPTSQLDPIGTMEVFSTVKELNKELGVTIVMVSHAAEEMAEFSDRLILLSEGEVIATGKPHEIYSEIELLERHNLRPPQVAKTFYEIKQRGLTIPKIPVTLEEGKKGLKQLQNIACISPKFDFKTIPYREDQIPVLSTENLTHTYEDGTKALYGISLNIYEGEYCLIIGQNGAGKSTLVKHFLNLLKPTKGRVRIKDKDTKILTVSDLAKSIGYVAQNPDNQIFSMTVGEEVAFALNNVGYEKEKIEKKVTQSLEDMGLLEYKKDHPLSLPKGDRARIIIAAILAMEPDIIIFDEPTTGQDYKGSRAILDVSRQLHQMGKTIIVITHHLYLMPDYTERVILMGKGTVLLDAPIRQAYHKTDLLESTYLTPPQAVLLAKTLSELKNENCLLLTPNELAECFYHDEV; encoded by the coding sequence ATGGATATTATTGCTGGCTTAGATAAAGTTTCTTATTTTTATCCCAATTCAAAACAGCCGGTGTTAAGGGATATTTCGTTAGAGATTTATGAAGGGGAATTTTTAGGACTTATTGGTCCAACTGGTGCCGGTAAAACGACCCTTTGTTTAACATTGAATGGTATTGTACCACAGTTTTATGGGGGTCGTTTTTTTGGTTATGTTACTGTTGCTGGTTTGGATACCTTGAAGCATCCGGTTAGTCATTTAGCTGGCTATGTTGGGGCGGTTTTTGAAGATCCAGAAACGCAATTAATTTCGACATCTGTAGAAAATGAGATCGCTTTTGCCTTGGAAAATTTATGTGTTGATCGAGATGAAATTATAGATCGCATTCCTCATGTTTTAGAAGCCGTGAGATTAGAAGGAACAGAAAATAAACACCCTCAAGAATTATCTGGAGGACAAAAACAACGGTTAGCGATCGCTGCGGCTTTGGCCTTACAACCTCGTTTATTAATATTAGATGAACCTACATCCCAACTCGATCCTATCGGGACAATGGAAGTGTTTTCAACCGTCAAAGAATTAAACAAAGAATTAGGGGTTACGATTGTTATGGTATCCCATGCAGCCGAAGAAATGGCCGAGTTTAGCGATCGCTTAATTTTACTCTCTGAAGGAGAAGTGATCGCCACAGGAAAACCCCATGAAATTTACTCAGAAATTGAGTTATTAGAACGTCATAATCTTCGTCCTCCTCAAGTAGCAAAAACGTTTTATGAGATTAAACAAAGAGGTTTAACTATCCCTAAAATACCGGTCACCTTAGAAGAAGGAAAAAAGGGATTAAAACAGTTACAAAATATCGCTTGTATTTCTCCTAAATTTGACTTTAAAACCATTCCTTATCGAGAGGATCAAATCCCTGTCTTATCAACGGAAAATTTAACCCATACTTATGAAGATGGAACTAAAGCATTGTATGGCATCTCTCTAAACATTTATGAGGGAGAATATTGTTTAATTATTGGACAAAATGGTGCAGGAAAAAGTACCCTTGTTAAACATTTTTTGAACTTGTTAAAACCCACTAAAGGAAGGGTGAGAATAAAAGATAAAGATACCAAAATTTTAACCGTTAGTGACTTAGCAAAATCCATCGGTTATGTAGCACAAAACCCCGATAATCAAATCTTTAGTATGACAGTAGGAGAAGAAGTCGCTTTTGCTTTAAATAATGTGGGATATGAAAAAGAAAAAATAGAAAAAAAAGTGACCCAAAGTCTCGAAGACATGGGGTTATTAGAATATAAAAAAGATCATCCCTTATCCTTACCCAAAGGTGATCGCGCTAGAATAATTATTGCTGCTATTTTAGCGATGGAACCTGATATTATTATCTTCGATGAACCGACCACAGGACAAGATTATAAGGGATCTCGTGCTATTTTAGATGTGAGTCGTCAACTCCATCAAATGGGTAAAACCATTATTGTTATTACGCATCATTTATATTTAATGCCAGACTATACAGAACGAGTTATTTTGATGGGAAAAGGTACCGTATTATTAGATGCACCTATTCGGCAAGCTTACCACAAAACAGACTTATTAGAATCCACTTATTTAACCCCTCCTCAAGCCGTTTTATTAGCTAAAACATTGAGTGAATTAAAGAATGAAAATTGTCTTTTATTAACCCCTAATGAACTAGCAGAGTGTTTCTATCATGATGAAGTTTGA
- a CDS encoding energy-coupling factor transporter transmembrane component T family protein, whose translation MMKFETVEKDSIFTRLDFRTKLLMMAVITIIAFVWESPVTGGILTLIVGISCLFAGVKLEYLNTVFKVMIPFYILIIIVMGFFNVSQVQTLLNTETLTPIFSVPENWFWIGGLTMNQEGIVYGLNIVFKTLTMVLIIPLGIFTTDINDMVVGMVKAKIPYKVVFIFSSTLRFFPLLLEEIQGILEAQRLRGLALEKMSIFKKISVYATIAVPLILNAMAKSQKLEVVLQSKAFSGSSKRTYLHESILTQTDYIFIIGFVLLFIIATILYFQWGVGQFPWLIYS comes from the coding sequence ATGATGAAGTTTGAAACCGTTGAAAAAGATTCTATTTTTACTCGCTTAGATTTTCGGACAAAACTATTAATGATGGCAGTGATTACTATTATTGCATTTGTCTGGGAAAGTCCTGTAACTGGCGGAATATTAACCTTAATAGTTGGTATTTCTTGTCTGTTTGCAGGGGTAAAATTAGAATACCTCAACACTGTTTTTAAGGTGATGATTCCTTTTTATATTTTGATAATCATTGTGATGGGATTTTTTAATGTTTCTCAAGTGCAGACATTGCTAAATACAGAGACATTAACCCCTATTTTTTCCGTTCCTGAAAATTGGTTTTGGATTGGTGGTTTAACCATGAATCAAGAAGGAATAGTTTACGGATTAAACATCGTTTTTAAAACATTAACAATGGTTTTAATTATTCCTTTAGGTATTTTTACAACCGATATCAACGACATGGTTGTAGGAATGGTAAAAGCAAAAATTCCTTATAAAGTTGTGTTTATTTTTTCATCAACATTGAGATTCTTTCCCTTATTATTAGAAGAAATACAAGGCATTTTAGAAGCGCAAAGATTACGGGGTTTAGCCTTAGAAAAAATGAGTATTTTTAAGAAAATTAGCGTTTATGCAACGATTGCTGTTCCTTTAATTTTAAATGCGATGGCTAAATCTCAAAAATTAGAAGTTGTCTTACAATCAAAAGCATTTTCTGGTAGTTCAAAACGAACCTATTTACACGAATCAATTTTAACCCAAACGGATTATATTTTTATAATCGGTTTTGTTTTATTGTTTATCATCGCAACTATTTTATATTTTCAATGGGGTGTCGGACAGTTTCCTTGGTTAATTTATTCATAA
- the pgsA gene encoding CDP-diacylglycerol--glycerol-3-phosphate 3-phosphatidyltransferase — MNLPTWITVSRLIGLPFLFYFLNTPTSFHRWICVVIFLIAASTDWVDGYLARKLNQVTELGKFLDPLVDKLLVLAPLLILNSLQQVPAWGVFLILGREIAIAGWRINPNLTGNTTIQGANIWGKLKTVSQITAIALLIAPLPQPWETISIMVFWLSVVLTLVSGMIYLLPTNSPEKIN; from the coding sequence ATGAATTTACCCACTTGGATCACAGTTTCTCGTTTAATAGGACTTCCTTTTTTGTTCTATTTTCTCAACACGCCTACCTCTTTTCATCGTTGGATATGCGTGGTTATTTTCCTCATTGCAGCGTCAACAGACTGGGTAGATGGTTATTTAGCTAGAAAATTAAATCAAGTCACTGAATTAGGCAAATTTCTTGACCCTTTGGTGGATAAATTATTAGTCCTTGCACCCCTTTTAATTTTAAATTCTCTGCAACAAGTTCCTGCTTGGGGTGTGTTTTTAATATTAGGCCGAGAAATAGCGATCGCAGGATGGCGTATTAACCCCAACTTAACTGGAAATACTACCATTCAAGGAGCAAATATCTGGGGAAAATTGAAAACCGTCAGCCAAATAACGGCCATCGCACTGTTGATCGCACCCCTACCCCAACCCTGGGAAACCATTTCTATTATGGTATTTTGGCTATCTGTGGTCTTAACTTTAGTTTCTGGGATGATTTACCTACTTCCTACAAATAGCCCTGAAAAGATAAACTAG
- the crtH gene encoding carotenoid isomerase: MTGKSTAIATQDYDVIIIGSGMGGLVTATQLAAKGAKVLVLEKYLIPGGSAGYFEREGYHFDVGASMIFGFGKEGTTNLLTRALDAVNVSLETIPDPVQIHYHLPNNLELKVHKNYDKFIDELTAKFPHEKKGIRRFYDECWKVFNCLNAMELLSLEEPRYLMRVFFQHPFACLGLVKYLPQNVGDIARRYISDPELLNFIDMECYCWSVVPADKTPMINAGMVFSDRHYGGINYPKGGVGTIAEKLVEGLEKLGGEIQYKARVTNILMETGKAVGVRLANGKEYRAKRIVSNATRWDTFEKLLPKNEMPTKEEKWQQRYEKSPSFLSLHLGVKSDILPIGTECHHILLEQWEAMEDEQGTIFVSIPTLLDPSLAPEDHHIIHTFTPSYMKEWEGLSSQAYHHKKEAAASHLVERLEKIFPGLIEGLDYQEVGTPRTHRRFLGRDQGTYGPIPRRKLPGLLGMPFNRTVIPGLYCVGDSTFPGQGLNAVAFSGFACSHRIAVDLGL; this comes from the coding sequence ATGACTGGGAAATCAACGGCGATCGCAACACAAGACTACGATGTTATCATCATTGGTTCAGGAATGGGGGGGTTAGTCACAGCCACCCAACTCGCTGCAAAAGGGGCCAAAGTATTAGTGTTAGAAAAGTATTTAATTCCTGGGGGAAGTGCCGGTTATTTTGAACGGGAAGGTTATCATTTTGATGTAGGTGCATCCATGATTTTTGGTTTTGGCAAGGAAGGTACAACCAACCTATTAACCCGTGCTTTAGATGCTGTTAACGTCAGCCTAGAAACCATCCCCGATCCTGTACAAATACATTACCATTTACCTAACAATTTAGAGCTAAAAGTACACAAAAATTATGATAAATTTATTGACGAATTAACCGCTAAATTTCCCCATGAAAAGAAAGGAATTCGTCGCTTTTATGATGAGTGCTGGAAAGTTTTTAATTGTCTTAATGCAATGGAATTACTTTCTTTAGAAGAACCTAGGTACTTGATGAGAGTGTTTTTCCAGCATCCTTTTGCCTGTTTAGGGTTAGTGAAATATTTACCTCAAAATGTAGGGGATATTGCCCGTCGTTACATCAGTGATCCTGAACTTTTAAACTTCATTGATATGGAATGTTATTGCTGGTCAGTGGTTCCTGCGGATAAAACCCCAATGATCAATGCTGGTATGGTATTTTCAGATCGGCATTATGGAGGAATCAATTATCCCAAAGGAGGAGTCGGAACCATTGCAGAAAAATTAGTAGAAGGGTTAGAAAAGTTGGGAGGAGAAATTCAATATAAAGCCCGTGTTACTAACATTTTAATGGAAACAGGAAAAGCGGTCGGAGTCCGATTAGCCAATGGAAAAGAATATCGGGCAAAACGCATTGTTTCCAATGCCACTCGTTGGGATACCTTTGAAAAATTGTTGCCTAAAAATGAGATGCCTACAAAAGAAGAAAAATGGCAACAACGCTATGAAAAATCCCCTAGTTTTCTGAGTCTTCATTTAGGAGTTAAATCTGATATTTTACCGATAGGAACTGAATGTCATCATATTCTCTTAGAACAATGGGAAGCGATGGAAGATGAACAAGGAACCATTTTTGTCTCAATTCCTACCCTTCTTGATCCCAGTTTAGCACCAGAAGATCATCACATAATTCATACCTTCACCCCTAGTTATATGAAAGAATGGGAAGGACTTTCTTCTCAAGCGTATCACCATAAAAAGGAAGCAGCAGCCAGTCATTTAGTTGAACGATTAGAAAAGATTTTTCCTGGATTAATTGAAGGGTTAGACTATCAAGAAGTTGGAACCCCACGCACTCACCGACGCTTTTTAGGTCGAGATCAAGGGACTTATGGACCAATTCCCCGTCGCAAGTTACCAGGGTTGTTAGGAATGCCTTTTAATCGCACTGTTATCCCTGGATTATACTGTGTAGGAGATAGTACCTTTCCAGGTCAAGGACTCAATGCTGTGGCTTTTTCTGGGTTTGCTTGTAGCCATCGTATTGCTGTCGATTTAGGGTTATAG
- a CDS encoding sensor histidine kinase, translating into MLHSNQNNNVEKSLLKEILNPSNYDTNLQNITQIIADFFLVDFCLIISDFNHLRYFYNLRNSHANNFKISPSKLSNLIQIPWIIELRSESRLKSIRDLNHKKYQKLLPFFEEIGIKTLLGKNTNFKGQTNGIIILGKQDPHQWSQKEKTKLNEVAKIVGILCHLSQVNMILDEKNLSKDSSFSLSNIPKLLEENPILKLWWQSTRKQLEKQLEWNRKVIYNMITIMSDQTRNPLAIIKMGITILQTRELSSEDFNKRITMLEEAWSNLNEINEKILQLKHLKSQNLYSNLVDTNLKELIEKITKSYSKQWQEDSKKSIKLTTNFNINQEELINTDIQHLTYIIEELLTNASKFSVPNSTVTLSVTQENDTNNSEIIITFSNISEYGCQDNINEFFEPFYREQIVIDTAIPGIGVGLNIVKDLVGLLQGKISVDCLPTENPKHCKIVFRLVLPQSLSSS; encoded by the coding sequence ATGTTACATTCTAACCAAAATAATAATGTCGAGAAATCCCTGCTTAAAGAAATCCTAAACCCATCAAATTATGATACAAATCTACAAAACATCACTCAGATAATTGCCGATTTTTTCTTAGTAGATTTTTGTCTAATTATTTCTGATTTCAATCATTTAAGGTATTTTTATAACTTAAGAAATTCTCATGCCAATAATTTTAAAATTTCTCCAAGCAAACTATCTAATTTAATACAAATTCCTTGGATAATAGAATTAAGAAGTGAGTCAAGATTAAAATCAATTAGAGACTTAAACCACAAAAAATATCAAAAATTGTTACCTTTTTTTGAAGAAATTGGAATCAAGACTTTATTAGGAAAAAATACTAACTTTAAAGGACAAACCAATGGCATTATTATTTTAGGTAAACAAGATCCTCATCAATGGAGTCAGAAAGAGAAAACAAAATTAAACGAAGTAGCTAAGATTGTTGGTATTTTATGTCATTTAAGTCAAGTGAACATGATTCTTGATGAAAAAAATCTTAGTAAAGATTCATCCTTTTCTCTAAGCAATATCCCTAAACTTCTAGAAGAAAATCCCATTCTGAAACTATGGTGGCAAAGTACAAGAAAACAATTAGAAAAACAATTAGAGTGGAATAGAAAAGTTATTTATAATATGATCACTATTATGAGTGATCAAACTCGTAATCCCTTAGCTATTATTAAAATGGGAATTACGATTTTACAAACTAGAGAATTGTCTTCAGAAGATTTCAACAAAAGAATAACAATGTTAGAAGAAGCCTGGAGTAATCTAAACGAGATTAATGAAAAAATATTACAACTAAAACATTTAAAATCCCAAAATCTTTACTCTAACTTAGTTGACACTAATTTAAAAGAATTGATTGAAAAGATCACTAAGTCTTATTCAAAGCAATGGCAGGAAGACTCTAAAAAATCTATAAAATTGACCACAAATTTCAATATTAACCAAGAGGAATTAATCAATACAGATATTCAACATCTAACCTATATTATAGAAGAACTATTAACAAATGCCAGTAAATTTTCAGTCCCTAACTCCACTGTGACTTTATCAGTTACCCAAGAAAATGACACTAATAACTCAGAGATTATTATCACCTTTTCTAATATTAGTGAGTATGGTTGCCAAGACAATATAAATGAATTTTTTGAACCGTTTTATCGAGAGCAAATTGTCATAGATACGGCCATTCCTGGTATTGGAGTTGGACTGAATATTGTTAAAGATTTAGTAGGACTACTCCAGGGAAAAATTAGCGTTGATTGCCTTCCCACAGAAAACCCTAAACATTGTAAAATTGTATTTAGATTGGTTCTTCCTCAATCATTATCCTCATCATAA
- a CDS encoding ABC1 kinase family protein — translation MLTKRGSSKSLRWQHSPYSAMGRQWEVFLFTFQFLLFLLWDKFLRNNSSKQRQKRARWLVKNLLQLGPTFIKIGQSLSTRADLIPLEYIQELSQLQDNVPPFSTEEAIAMIETELGQPIYDLFDSFETEPLASASLGQVHRAKLYTGKEVVVKVQRPGLEKIFNLDFEVVHRLIRILTRYFQSFKKYNLEAIYEEFFELLFQEIDYIHEGKNAERFRDNFRGYSQIKVPKIYWKYSTKKILTLEYLPGIKVDDRAALEANNVNLDRVIQLGICSYLKQLLIDGFFQSDPHPGNMAVNQRGELIFYDFGTMAEVKTFAKDQMIQVFFAILKKDTDKVVDNLVYMGLIEPLNDMTPVKRIVSFLLENFRDKPVDVRAFEQISDEVYLMFKSQPFRLPPQMTFILKSLTTLDGIARALDPEYNLLAASQPFVKNLALSGSRGSLVTAIIKQAKGVIKDTLSQPNTSEKFLRGLEERIDRGELQFRIRSLESERVLKRINLGIKSLIYACLTGFALLSASILMTTIYIKFALICFGFAGLFSLFLFKSLLSLMLQEKVDRLLEK, via the coding sequence ATGCTAACGAAACGCGGTTCCTCTAAGTCACTGCGCTGGCAACATTCTCCATATTCGGCCATGGGTCGTCAATGGGAAGTTTTCTTATTTACGTTTCAATTTTTACTCTTTCTATTATGGGATAAATTCTTAAGAAATAATAGTTCAAAACAACGGCAAAAAAGAGCAAGATGGTTAGTTAAAAATTTGCTGCAATTAGGACCTACATTTATTAAAATTGGTCAATCTTTATCCACTCGTGCCGATTTAATTCCTTTAGAGTATATTCAAGAATTAAGTCAACTTCAAGATAATGTTCCTCCATTTAGTACCGAGGAAGCGATCGCCATGATTGAAACAGAGTTAGGTCAACCTATTTATGATTTATTTGACAGTTTTGAAACAGAACCCTTAGCCTCAGCCAGTTTAGGACAAGTTCATAGGGCAAAATTATATACAGGTAAAGAAGTTGTTGTTAAAGTACAAAGACCTGGATTAGAAAAAATATTTAATTTAGATTTTGAGGTTGTTCACCGTTTAATTCGTATCTTAACTCGATATTTTCAGTCCTTTAAAAAGTATAATTTAGAAGCGATTTACGAAGAATTTTTTGAACTGTTATTCCAAGAAATTGACTATATTCATGAAGGAAAAAATGCAGAAAGATTTCGTGATAATTTCCGAGGTTATTCTCAAATAAAAGTACCTAAAATTTACTGGAAATATAGCACCAAGAAAATTTTAACTTTAGAGTATTTACCAGGAATCAAAGTGGATGATCGAGCCGCATTAGAAGCGAATAATGTTAATTTAGATCGAGTAATTCAATTAGGAATCTGCTCTTATTTAAAACAGTTATTAATCGATGGTTTTTTTCAGTCTGATCCTCATCCTGGAAACATGGCAGTGAATCAACGGGGAGAACTAATTTTTTATGATTTTGGAACCATGGCCGAAGTTAAAACTTTTGCCAAAGATCAAATGATTCAAGTATTTTTTGCTATCTTAAAAAAGGATACAGATAAAGTAGTTGACAATCTAGTTTACATGGGTTTAATTGAACCCTTAAACGATATGACTCCGGTGAAAAGAATTGTCTCTTTTTTATTGGAGAATTTTCGTGATAAACCGGTTGATGTTCGTGCTTTTGAACAGATCAGTGATGAAGTGTATCTAATGTTCAAAAGTCAACCGTTTCGCTTACCCCCACAAATGACTTTTATCCTCAAATCTTTGACTACTTTAGATGGTATCGCTAGAGCATTAGACCCTGAGTATAATTTATTAGCAGCTAGTCAACCCTTCGTTAAGAATTTAGCCTTAAGTGGTAGTCGAGGTAGTTTAGTTACAGCAATCATTAAACAAGCAAAAGGTGTTATTAAAGATACTCTCAGTCAACCCAATACATCCGAGAAGTTTCTTAGAGGTTTAGAGGAAAGAATAGATAGAGGAGAATTACAGTTTAGAATTCGCTCTCTAGAAAGTGAAAGAGTATTAAAACGTATTAATTTAGGAATAAAAAGTTTGATTTATGCCTGTTTGACTGGGTTTGCCTTATTGTCAGCATCTATTTTAATGACAACAATTTACATTAAATTTGCTTTAATTTGTTTTGGTTTTGCAGGACTTTTTAGTTTGTTTTTGTTTAAGTCCTTACTTTCTTTAATGCTACAAGAGAAAGTTGATAGATTATTAGAGAAATAA
- a CDS encoding orange carotenoid protein N-terminal domain-containing protein yields the protein MVYTAPNFNTQAIDVTSVTEQFQSLSTDDKLGLLWVAYTEIGRSITPAAPGAARLQFAQGLIDQIKNMSQDQQLQAMRDLANKVSTPVTRAYGVLTNNTKLAFWYQLAELMEAGVVIPVPPSYQLTEKANNTLLAIQSLDFNQQITVLRNAVCDMGIDPLA from the coding sequence ATGGTATATACAGCACCCAATTTTAACACTCAGGCTATTGATGTTACTTCTGTCACCGAGCAATTTCAAAGCCTCAGCACCGATGATAAGCTAGGTTTACTTTGGGTAGCTTATACAGAAATTGGACGCTCCATTACGCCAGCAGCACCTGGTGCAGCCCGTTTACAGTTTGCTCAAGGGCTAATTGACCAGATTAAAAATATGTCCCAAGATCAGCAACTGCAAGCAATGCGGGACTTAGCGAACAAAGTTAGTACTCCTGTTACCCGTGCTTATGGTGTTCTGACCAATAACACTAAATTAGCCTTCTGGTATCAATTAGCTGAATTAATGGAAGCAGGAGTTGTAATTCCTGTTCCCCCTTCTTATCAGTTAACTGAAAAAGCAAACAACACCTTACTTGCTATTCAGAGTCTCGACTTTAACCAACAAATTACTGTTTTACGCAATGCAGTTTGTGACATGGGTATCGATCCCCTAGCATAG